DNA from Leishmania mexicana MHOM/GT/2001/U1103 complete genome, chromosome 9:
GCCCACGGCGGAGCAGACCGGCAATTTACCCACGCTgctgaaggcgctgcagcggctgatCAAGGGGTCATACTCGAGTACATCAGAACCTCCTGCTACGTTGGCTGCCCGACGCACCCGCAGCTTATTCAGTCCTTtttcgccgcctcctccggcgaAGCGTTGGTCGCGACAGAGCCGCCGCTCACGTACGCGCAGGGCTCGGTGCTGCATCGCCTGCTTACACAGACGCCCATCACCTGGGGGGCTGCTGCCACCCCCGCCGTCGCTGAGCTCTCTGCATTCCGGACGTGGGCCTGTGAGCATCTGCGCACCTTTTCCGTTCGCTTCGAGGACGCGTACGCCGGCGTGTCGATTCTCTCCGATGCCCTGCTgcactccctcccctcactcGCCCAACTCGaggtgtggggtgtgggcagcgacgctgcccTCACAAAGCTGACAGACGCGCTGGTGGGTGCCACGCAGGTGCGCgagctgtcgctgccggaGCTGGTAGTTGACGACGAGGGCCTGCAAGCACTGTGGCGTCTGCTTCAAATCCGCGGCTCGATGCACGCCCCTTGCACCGCCGCGGTGCCGGCCGAGACTTCTTCCATCGACTCGCTCGCACTGGAGCTGTGCACCCTCGACCTCAGCGCCTGCCACATCAAGGACCCGCTCACATTGGCTCATCTCCACTGTCCCTCTGTCGCGGTGCTTCTGCTGCCCCCAACTGACTGCATGACGGACAGCCTCCTTGCaaagctgctgcagcgctgtcCTCGGCTGCACACGCTTGACCTCTCGGGCTGCGCGCGGCTGACCGACGCGTGTGTCGAGTTCTTCAACTCCGCAGCTCCGCAGCTCCGGGTCCTTGCGCTGGAGCACTGCCCGCACgttcaccgcctccagctaGATCACGTCGAGGTACTGCTCTCGTCcctcgcgcacgtgcacgcgctcaTGAGCCGCAgcctgcgcgtgctgccactgccggtGCAACagcgcgccgtcctcgcctctctcgtGGCGCCTCGCCTCTCGCAGATCTCCTTGCACGGGCTGCCTGTGGatgaggaggtgctgcggcggctcaACGGCCGCAGTGGTGAAGTGGACGGCTGCGGAGAAGGCGTGCGGCTCACCTCTGTCACCTTCTCGGAGTGCACGTTCGTCAGCGATGATGTTTTCGCAGGGTTCCTCCGGTCGCAGACGGATCTACAGAAgctctctctcgtccacTGCAAGGGTCTGAGCAACGCCTGCTGGATGGCGAAGAGAGGCCTGCCCATCTTCGCGGCCCTTCACACGCTCGAGCTGGTCAACCTGCGGACCCTCACCGATGAAGCCCTCCGCGAGCTCACCCAGGCATGTCCaacactgcagcagctcaatCTCCACGGCGCGGGCTGGTCGCACCTGACAGACATCAGCATCCGCCAGCTAGACCAGCTATCGGAGCTACGCGTGCTGAACCTGCTTGCCCTGAACCCGGATCTCGTGACGGCGCCTGTAGTCACAGCACTTGTGCAACGCCTGCCGCAGTTGCAGCGGTTGTACCACGAGACCGCCATCACCTTGGCGGGGCACAGTGAGTCGGTGGAAAGCGGCGACAAGGGCGCACTTCACCCCGTCAGTGCCGTGGATATCACCTCCGCATCGGTGTCGTCGTCCGTGATTGTCGAGAGGAATGATGCAGAGGCGCGCTggcgggcggcgctgcgcgactACCCTCTTCGcatgctgcggctgcagcaccacagcgcTCTGGTCTTGTGGACAGATCGGGTGCGCACGGCTGGGTCATGCGCAAGCCGTGAGGATGTCGCTCAAGCCACTAGCGAGTCTCTACTCACGGCGACAACGGTGAACGGGGGAGACGACGGGAGTGGCATCCAAGtggcagaagcggcagctgTAGGGCCATCGAAACTGTTCCCGGCAATGGCCGCCCGCACCATGGCAGCTGCCATcgcggcctcggcggcgaGTACACTAACGCTGCCATCACTGAAGGTCCCTGCACCACCCCACGAAGTGGCGCCTGGCGAAGTGCGCCTCGGTGTTGCAGAGGGAGTGCCGCACGCCTCGAGATGTCTCGGTGCGTCTCCGCACCATGAAGCAACATTGCTGCCACCGATGGGTCGCTCCACCCCAGAGGAGCCCGCGCACATGGACGCAGACGAGTGTGACGAAGCGTCGCCGGTGcatgagcagcaccagctcAACTCGCCATTGTCATACTCCTCATCCGGCTCCTCGACATACACCCAGCCTTCGACGCAAGAGGGCAGTCACGAAAGTGCAGGTCATATTTCGAAGCGGTCACTGGTGCAGtgcgccaacgccgctgcaTCAGCAGCTTTCCAGTCGTACCAGCACCGCCCCGTGCGCATGTCGCCGGGCTCCAGCCGTCCTTCTGCGACAACCGCCGCCCCTGCGCCACACGCGTGCTCTGTGGAAGACGTGGCCGAAGCGTTCATGGGGCCTTGGGAGGAGTAGAGCGGAAGGCCCCATGGACGCACGTGCGCTCTCGGgcttcttcccctccccctctcccccgacttcagctcctgcacggcggcgcttgTGCCCGGTGGCCTCGCGCCCGTTTCCTGTGTGCTGTCGTTGctgagaggggggagggcaagtGTCCCAAAGCTCTGAGTCTCACacgagccccccccccctctctctcctcctcctcccttttccccATACGGGGCACACAGTGACGCGcgcccgtgcgtgtgcgcatgcgccatCTCTTGTGATCGAGTTGGTCTCTCGTTACTCTTTTTTCCCCCATTTCACATGTATgtaagcagcagcagcacgccggaAGGAACGTCAGTGATGCGTGACATCGGTGCTGATGATGTGGCATGATGATGGCCATGTCGGTGACAGCGATGCGGGCGGCTCTCATACTTGCCTTTACACGCGCCGAACCATCTTTTCACCGTACTTGTACGTAAACAGGCACGACcttctgtgtgcgcgtgcacctccGGATAGATTTTGTTTTCCCATTCTgcatcgctctctctccctctgtgacggcgaggaagaggggggaaggcacacacacacacacacacacgcctccgtgcgtggtATCTCAGGGCccagcgcacccacaccctatcccctgccagtgccggccctcctctggtggtggcacgGTCAGGTGCACACGGCGCcatgggagcggctgtgatgcggcctgcgaggcgggagggtggtggggggtgggggtatGGTTTGAGGCAGAGGACGCGCTCAGGTCACTGAGTCGGTGCATTGTGCGGTGGCAGGCCCGAGGGGGGAgtgggcgggggtgggggttgcgctcctgctcgagggcagGGTAATGGACGCGTTGGGAAAACAATCCTCACCTCGGTGTGTGCGGTGATCGCCATCGTCGGTGAATAGTGGAGAGGCGGGGGGCACGACTGATGGTGTTGCGGCGCGGTGCAGCCGTCCTTAACGGCTCTCAGTCTTTCGTTGCCTTCAGTAGGAAGCGAATTGGTGCGATATGACGCACACAGTCCCCCGgtgccgccacacacacacacgaagcgatcctcccccctcactcccccctctctcatcaccgccgtgtgtgtgtgtgtgtgtgatgcgtTGTGTTTTCTCTTCTCGATGTTCAGCCACCCAAACACACCGTAACGCCAGGGCACAGGCGACGAGGGCGGATGTCCCCGGTTTCCCCACTCTCGATCATACAcgcgcccacacgcacgcctcctccATGGCGCTGTGTCTGCTCAcatctgcctctgcctctgtgtgtgtgtgtgtgtacgggcgtatgtgtgtatccctccctccacgtGTATATATCTGGGCAAACCGGTGTATGTGTATCGATCTGTCTGTCGATTCGATAGATGTCCGGGCACGCAGGTGGAAGAGTGCGCGAGGAACGGGAACGGAGCTCGAACGGTAGTCGAACCAGAAAGCACGCCAGCATCAGTGGCGCACCTCTccaggtgtgcgtgcgtcccCGCATGGCacgtcggcgccgtgcgTGAATGCTTCTGCTCTGTCGTGTGCGTTCAGCCACGGTTTGCCTGCtgtgcatccccctcccccgcacacacacccctctcccaccaGCTCCTCGACATGTGtttcgcttctcctcctcctcctctcgcgcTCCCCTTGACGGACTGGCTGCCCCCGACCGAACATCGGCGCATCGACCCACCACAAGgaccaccacccaccccctcctcgcgcgcccctccaccccctcccttcccgcaCGGAGCGACAAGGTCATTGAAGTACCATTCCAGCGAACCAGAAAGGCGACGATACCACCCAACCGAGGAAACAGGGAGCAAGACAGAGAGCGGCGGGGGGGTTGAAAGTCGCGCAGGAGTGCCACCACATTCCGCCCATCCACTACCTTTTCCGCTACCccaggtgtgtgtgtgtgtgtgtttgtgcgttGTCTGCGTGTACCGCGAGGAGGAACGGcgagacgaggaggacgtaTGTTTGGCCGGTCTgtgcacatacacgcgcacgcgcatccTCACGAGGGgctcacacgcacatatatatatatatatatatcgcCATCTTCCCGCTCCTCTTCTGTTCGAAGCCTGCGGGggcacctcctctctccacctcgcTCTGCTGCCCCGTGCCTGGTCGTCCTTTCGTCCTACAAATGACCTCTCCAACGCACAGCCATGCGTCGAACACAGGCAGTCGACGTCACCACACGCCGCTGTTGCAGGAGCACAGCAACTGTTTGACTCGGCGGCAGGAGATGCTGAAGCTCCAAAACAGTCAGTCGTCCAGCCTGCACTACTcggcatcgcagcagcaagaggaggcggacgcgGATGCGGCTATGCCGGGCACCGTCGTCGTGTGCGGTGTGCGCTCCGCG
Protein-coding regions in this window:
- a CDS encoding putative leucine-rich repeat protein, whose translation is MASTNDGLYRSSCSISSLADAPLAKAKALPEQSLALTPTPPPAIPAAATVTAATLPSIPLDRYLAKLEECAELHRQLEELAHTKEAVEQRLASCQAEAVQLRQTVHRLECVLQLRNEELVLLHDYRRQRGGGGGDGAPASMRVILPAAEPVAQALDRAHGGADRQFTHAAEGAAAADQGVILEYIRTSCYVGCPTHPQLIQSFFAASSGEALVATEPPLTYAQGSVLHRLLTQTPITWGAAATPAVAELSAFRTWACEHLRTFSVRFEDAYAGVSILSDALLHSLPSLAQLEVWGVGSDAALTKLTDALVGATQVRELSLPELVVDDEGLQALWRLLQIRGSMHAPCTAAVPAETSSIDSLALELCTLDLSACHIKDPLTLAHLHCPSVAVLLLPPTDCMTDSLLAKLLQRCPRLHTLDLSGCARLTDACVEFFNSAAPQLRVLALEHCPHVHRLQLDHVEVLLSSLAHVHALMSRSLRVLPLPVQQRAVLASLVAPRLSQISLHGLPVDEEVLRRLNGRSGEVDGCGEGVRLTSVTFSECTFVSDDVFAGFLRSQTDLQKLSLVHCKGLSNACWMAKRGLPIFAALHTLELVNLRTLTDEALRELTQACPTLQQLNLHGAGWSHLTDISIRQLDQLSELRVLNLLALNPDLVTAPVVTALVQRLPQLQRLYHETAITLAGHSESVESGDKGALHPVSAVDITSASVSSSVIVERNDAEARWRAALRDYPLRMLRLQHHSALVLWTDRVRTAGSCASREDVAQATSESLLTATTVNGGDDGSGIQVAEAAAVGPSKLFPAMAARTMAAAIAASAASTLTLPSLKVPAPPHEVAPGEVRLGVAEGVPHASRCLGASPHHEATLLPPMGRSTPEEPAHMDADECDEASPVHEQHQLNSPLSYSSSGSSTYTQPSTQEGSHESAGHISKRSLVQCANAAASAAFQSYQHRPVRMSPGSSRPSATTAAPAPHACSVEDVAEAFMGPWEE